A single region of the Sorghum bicolor cultivar BTx623 chromosome 7, Sorghum_bicolor_NCBIv3, whole genome shotgun sequence genome encodes:
- the LOC8075389 gene encoding myb-related protein Zm38 has protein sequence MGRQPCCDKVGLKKGPWTAEEDQKLVSFILGNGQCCWRAVPKLAGLLRCGKSCRLRWTNYLRPDLKRGLLSDAEEKLVIDLHAQLGNRWSKIASHLPGRTDNEIKNHWNTHIKKKLKKMGIDPLTHKPLCPSSSSSSSSADPQQLQSPPPTAATGGSTEAQAAQPSPSPPSRKPPEQKTAAAPVTTPPPAATIAASRQELAGDDADGLLLSNSDPGFCTDEVPMMHPDEIMVPVLGDQRLHTPPLPTFSPATAAAAAAAVSTTPTTTTSSSAAASAASSSSLISRDEDAALFPLIDMDFPEIVFRMGLDDMVASWDDSLAQPPLSPSLPVYEDSAYQLQRSGVAFDQEPGNKIQLFSSY, from the exons ATGGGTCGGCAGCCGTGCTGCGACAAGGTGGGGTTGAAGAAGGGCCCGTGGACGGCGGAGGAGGACCAGAAGCTCGTCAGCTTCATCCTCGGCAACGGCCAGTGCTGCTGGCGCGCCGTGCCCAAGCTCGCCG GGCTGCTGAGGTGCGGGAAGAGCTGCCGGCTCCGGTGGACCAACTACCTGCGGCCGGACCTCAAGAGGGGCCTGCTCTCCGACGCCGAGGAGAAGCTCGTCATCGACCTGCATGCTCAGCTCGGCAACAG GTGGTCCAAGATTGCGTCGCACTTGCCAGGGCGAACGGACAACGAGATCAAGAACCACTGGAACACCCACATcaagaagaagctcaagaagatgggGATCGACCCGCTCACCCACAAGCCCCTCtgcccgtcgtcgtcgtcgtcgtcgtcgtccgctGATCCGCAGCAGCTGCAGAGCCCACCGCCCACCGCCGCCACCGGTGGCTCGACGGAAGCGCAGGCAGCGCAGCCATCGCCATCTCCACCATCTCGGAAGCCTCCAGAGCAGAAGACAGCCGCAGCACCGGTGACGACCCCACCGCCGGCGGCCACGATAGCAGCTAGCCGGCAAGAACTAGCAGGCGACGATGCCGACGGGCTGCTCCTCAGCAACTCTGATCCAGGCTTCTGCACCGACGAGGTACCCATGATGCACCCGGACGAGATCATGGTGCCAGTACTGGGCGACCAGCGGCTGCACacgccgccattgccgacgtTCTCaccggccaccgccgccgctgctgccgccgccgtctcGACGACGCCCACGACGACGACGTCCAGCTCTGCAGCAGCCTCggcagcgtcgtcgtcgtccttgaTCAGCCGCGATGAGGACGCGGCGCTGTTCCCGCTCATCGACATGGACTTCCCCGAGATCGTGTTCCGGATGGGGCTAGACGACATGGTCGCGTCGTGGGACGACTCCTTGGCGCAGCCGCCGCTGTCGCCATCGCTGCCGGTCTACGAGGACTCTGCGTACCAGCTGCAGAGGAGCGGCGTTGCGTTTGACCAGGAGCCAGGGAACAAGATTCAGCTCTTCTCTAGCTATTAG